Proteins encoded by one window of Blautia faecicola:
- a CDS encoding vWA domain-containing protein → MRKGLTEVVFILDRSGSMRGLEADTIGGFNSMIEKQSKEEGEACISTVLFDDRQEVLYDRVPVDKVEPMNDRQYYVRGCTALLDALGGAIHHIAKVHKYAREEDRPEKTLFIITTDGMENASHKYSFHKVKKMVEKEKEKYGWEFLFLGANIDAIEVAGRVGIGADRAINYECDREGTALNYQVLSETVSAVRKSRSRVEMNQTISACCASIREDYKKRHKNRRA, encoded by the coding sequence ATGCGTAAAGGATTAACAGAAGTTGTTTTTATTTTAGACAGAAGCGGTTCTATGAGAGGACTTGAGGCGGATACGATTGGCGGCTTTAATTCCATGATTGAGAAGCAGAGCAAAGAGGAAGGCGAAGCCTGCATTTCCACAGTGCTTTTTGATGATCGGCAAGAGGTTTTATATGACAGGGTGCCGGTAGATAAGGTAGAGCCGATGAATGACCGTCAATATTATGTGAGGGGGTGTACAGCACTTCTCGACGCACTCGGCGGAGCGATTCACCATATTGCAAAGGTTCACAAGTATGCCAGAGAAGAGGACAGACCGGAAAAGACTTTATTTATTATAACAACCGATGGTATGGAAAATGCCAGTCATAAATATTCCTTTCATAAAGTGAAGAAAATGGTTGAGAAGGAAAAAGAGAAGTATGGCTGGGAATTCTTATTCCTGGGAGCCAACATAGATGCAATCGAAGTCGCCGGAAGAGTTGGTATCGGAGCTGACAGGGCGATCAATTATGAATGCGACAGAGAAGGAACTGCTCTGAATTATCAGGTCCTTTCTGAAACCGTATCTGCTGTAAGGAAATCGAGGAGCAGAGTGGAGATGAATCAGACGATATCAGCCTGCTGTGCATCGATCAGAGAGGATTATAAGAAACGTCATAAAAACAGAAGGGCGTAG
- the mraZ gene encoding division/cell wall cluster transcriptional repressor MraZ → MFMGEYSHTIDAKGRLIIPSKFREELGDEFVLTKGLDGCLSIYPMEQWKVFEKKLEALPLTNKNARKFSRFFVAGATTCELDRQGRILVPATLREFGGLEKDVVLTGNLNRIEVWSKAKWSENNDYDDMDAIAEDMQEMGIII, encoded by the coding sequence ATGTTCATGGGAGAGTACAGTCATACAATTGACGCAAAAGGAAGACTTATTATACCGTCTAAGTTTCGCGAAGAACTGGGAGATGAATTCGTGTTAACAAAGGGTTTAGACGGCTGCCTTTCTATTTATCCTATGGAACAGTGGAAAGTCTTTGAGAAGAAACTGGAAGCTTTACCGCTTACAAACAAAAATGCGAGAAAATTTTCACGATTCTTCGTGGCAGGTGCGACGACATGTGAACTGGATCGACAGGGGAGAATTCTGGTACCGGCAACGTTACGGGAATTTGGAGGTCTGGAAAAAGATGTGGTACTCACCGGTAATCTGAACCGGATTGAAGTCTGGAGCAAGGCGAAGTGGAGTGAAAATAATGACTATGATGATATGGATGCGATTGCAGAAGACATGCAGGAGATGGGAATTATCATCTAA
- a CDS encoding macro domain-containing protein, with translation MPFRIVRNDITKMHTEAIVNTANEYVSVGTGCDSAVYKAAGYDKLLKYRKEKIGFVPEGGAFITPGFNLEARYIIHAVSPRYMGGDQGEEEKLRSCYRKSLQIAKENSIKSISFPLISTGGFGYPKEEGMRIAVDEMNAFLLSNEMDIFLIVFDTKATQLGEKIYPGLEAYIDQNYVKEARKKEYGDAYVPIRQSELVYDAYLPNAQRMERRQTSTLKKETAKKYLSKEVRQGDKLCESDETACLDFEEQHESKLPSQQADRVMPVCWGKGESG, from the coding sequence GTGCCATTCAGGATCGTACGCAATGACATTACAAAAATGCATACAGAAGCTATTGTCAACACGGCAAATGAATATGTATCAGTTGGTACCGGCTGTGACAGTGCTGTTTACAAGGCAGCAGGCTACGATAAACTTCTGAAATATCGAAAAGAAAAAATTGGTTTTGTGCCAGAAGGTGGAGCTTTTATCACTCCTGGATTTAATCTTGAGGCAAGGTATATTATTCATGCAGTAAGTCCGCGTTATATGGGAGGAGATCAGGGAGAGGAAGAAAAGCTTCGTTCCTGTTACAGAAAGAGTCTACAGATTGCAAAGGAGAACAGCATAAAATCTATTTCATTTCCCCTTATTTCTACCGGAGGATTTGGGTATCCCAAGGAAGAAGGAATGCGAATTGCAGTAGATGAGATGAATGCATTTTTGCTTAGCAATGAAATGGATATTTTCCTGATAGTGTTTGATACGAAGGCTACTCAGCTGGGAGAGAAAATTTATCCCGGACTGGAAGCGTATATCGATCAGAACTATGTTAAGGAAGCCAGGAAAAAAGAGTATGGTGATGCTTATGTTCCGATAAGACAAAGCGAACTGGTCTATGACGCGTATCTTCCGAACGCTCAGAGGATGGAAAGACGTCAGACTTCCACATTAAAAAAGGAAACGGCAAAGAAATATCTCTCGAAAGAAGTTCGACAAGGCGATAAATTATGTGAAAGTGATGAGACTGCATGCCTTGATTTTGAAGAACAGCACGAGAGCAAACTACCATCCCAACAAGCTGACCGCGTTATGCCTGTGTGTTGGGGCAAAGGTGAATCTGGATGA
- the rsmH gene encoding 16S rRNA (cytosine(1402)-N(4))-methyltransferase RsmH, which produces MEFKHKSVLLKETIDNLKVKPDGIYVDGTLGGAGHASEVCKLLSATGRLIGIDQDDAAIQAASERLRDYQDRTMIIRSNYCHMVPELKKRGINSVDGIVLDLGVSSYQLDHAERGFTYREDVPLDMRMDQRQTKTAEDIVNTYSESDLYRIIRDYGEDKFAKNIAKHICLARQEAPIHTTGELTEIIKRAIPMKVRATGGHPSKRTFQALRIELNHELDVLRDSLDGMIDFLNDGGRICIITFHSLEDRIVKTIFRRNENPCTCPPNFPVCVCGKVSKGRVITRKPILPSAEELEWNSRSQSAKLRVFERQISEAK; this is translated from the coding sequence ATGGAGTTTAAACACAAATCGGTATTACTGAAAGAAACCATAGACAATCTGAAAGTCAAGCCGGATGGCATCTATGTTGACGGAACTTTGGGAGGGGCAGGACATGCCTCAGAAGTGTGCAAATTATTATCTGCCACGGGGAGATTAATAGGAATAGACCAGGACGATGCGGCAATACAGGCGGCAAGTGAGAGACTGCGGGACTATCAGGATCGCACGATGATCATTCGCAGCAACTATTGCCACATGGTCCCGGAATTGAAAAAAAGGGGAATCAACTCTGTTGATGGTATTGTGCTGGATTTGGGAGTATCTTCCTATCAGCTGGATCATGCAGAACGCGGTTTTACGTACCGGGAGGATGTGCCTCTGGATATGCGTATGGATCAGCGGCAGACCAAGACGGCGGAAGATATCGTAAATACTTACAGCGAGAGTGATCTGTACCGGATTATTCGTGACTATGGAGAGGACAAGTTTGCGAAAAATATTGCAAAACATATCTGTCTGGCAAGACAGGAAGCACCGATCCATACCACAGGAGAATTAACGGAGATTATAAAAAGAGCCATTCCGATGAAAGTCCGGGCAACGGGCGGACATCCTTCCAAGAGAACGTTTCAGGCGCTCAGGATCGAACTGAATCATGAGCTTGATGTTCTGCGCGATTCTCTGGATGGAATGATTGACTTTTTAAATGACGGGGGAAGGATTTGTATCATTACCTTCCATTCTCTGGAAGACCGGATCGTAAAGACGATTTTCCGAAGAAATGAAAATCCATGTACCTGTCCGCCGAATTTTCCCGTATGTGTATGCGGAAAAGTATCCAAGGGCAGAGTGATAACAAGAAAACCGATTCTTCCGTCTGCGGAAGAACTCGAGTGGAACAGTCGCTCACAGAGTGCAAAATTGCGGGTATTTGAACGTCAGATATCCGAAGCAAAGTAA
- a CDS encoding peptidoglycan D,D-transpeptidase FtsI family protein, whose translation MKLVWLFGIVVLAFVGLGIRITVINASQGKQYSKQVLSQSQQKYDSRVIPFKRGDITDRNGVVLATSEKVYKVILDCKVVNTKEEYVEPTIKALVDVLGLDEETIRERLEDKTTKSSQYQILQSNVSINQKKAFEDYTDVSSDEAKETLTKEEIAERSNVKGVWFEEDYRRVYPLNSTASHLVGFTYTGDTADWGIEGYYSSTLNGVNGRQFGYYNSDDDVEQTIIDPVNGNSVQSTIDLNIQQVVEKYIDKFMTGMANGPRGEQGAANVGVVVANPKNGEILAMATDNPYDLNNPRDLTPYYSDEEIKQMKDKDDGTMLEALYGIWQNYCISDAFEPGSTVKPLTIGAALDADVVQPTDTFVCDGYQKFGDTMIRCSIYPRAHGTETLSDLIKHSCNDGLMQIGALLGPEEFLKYQKIFNFGSTTGIDLPGEATGILHSEENLSSGSTELASASFGQGYTCTMIQEIAAICSAINGGYYYQPHVVSKIMNEDGDVIKDIQPVVTKQTVSSDVSALIRQYMGAVMESDGTGATAKVDGYSMGGKTGTAQKYPREDKKYLVSFIGFAPLDDPQVVVYVVVDEPNAESQADSLYAQYLYKGIMTEILPYLNIFQDEEVTDKTNAKMSYLEELINQKVESTGQSDSADDTATAAPPEDDSETTLNNKQESDGITDEEAAIQSGN comes from the coding sequence ATGAAGCTGGTATGGCTGTTTGGAATAGTCGTACTGGCTTTCGTAGGTTTAGGCATACGAATTACCGTGATCAATGCCAGCCAGGGAAAACAGTACAGCAAACAGGTACTAAGCCAGTCACAGCAAAAGTATGACAGCCGTGTGATCCCGTTCAAACGTGGGGACATCACCGACAGGAATGGTGTGGTACTGGCGACCAGTGAGAAAGTGTATAAAGTGATCCTGGACTGTAAAGTGGTCAATACCAAAGAAGAGTATGTGGAACCGACAATCAAAGCCCTGGTGGATGTGCTGGGGCTGGATGAGGAAACGATTCGGGAAAGACTGGAAGATAAGACGACAAAGAGCAGCCAGTATCAGATCCTGCAAAGCAATGTGTCCATCAACCAGAAAAAAGCGTTTGAGGACTATACCGATGTGTCCAGCGATGAGGCAAAAGAAACATTGACCAAAGAAGAAATCGCAGAACGTTCCAATGTCAAAGGGGTATGGTTCGAGGAAGATTACCGGAGAGTCTATCCGCTGAATTCCACAGCCAGTCATCTGGTCGGATTTACCTATACGGGAGATACCGCAGACTGGGGAATCGAGGGATATTATTCCAGTACCCTGAACGGTGTCAACGGAAGACAGTTCGGATACTATAATTCCGATGACGATGTGGAGCAGACGATCATCGATCCGGTCAACGGAAACAGCGTACAGTCAACGATTGACCTGAATATCCAGCAGGTAGTAGAAAAATATATCGACAAGTTTATGACCGGTATGGCAAACGGTCCGCGAGGAGAACAGGGAGCCGCCAATGTTGGCGTGGTGGTAGCCAATCCGAAAAACGGTGAGATCCTTGCCATGGCAACCGACAATCCATACGATCTGAATAACCCGAGAGATCTCACGCCATATTATTCGGACGAAGAGATCAAGCAAATGAAAGACAAGGATGACGGAACGATGCTGGAAGCACTGTACGGCATCTGGCAGAACTATTGTATCAGTGATGCGTTCGAGCCTGGATCGACAGTAAAACCACTGACGATCGGGGCAGCACTGGATGCGGATGTGGTACAGCCGACCGATACCTTTGTCTGCGACGGCTATCAGAAATTTGGGGATACGATGATCCGGTGTTCTATCTATCCGAGAGCGCACGGAACAGAGACCCTGTCGGATCTGATCAAACATTCCTGTAACGATGGTCTGATGCAGATCGGAGCACTGCTAGGTCCGGAGGAATTTCTGAAATATCAGAAAATCTTTAATTTCGGCTCTACTACGGGCATCGATCTTCCGGGAGAAGCTACCGGTATCCTTCATTCCGAAGAAAATCTGTCTTCGGGAAGCACCGAGCTTGCCAGTGCATCTTTCGGACAGGGATATACCTGTACCATGATCCAGGAGATTGCAGCGATCTGTTCGGCGATCAATGGCGGATATTACTATCAGCCGCATGTGGTCAGCAAGATTATGAATGAGGATGGAGATGTCATCAAAGACATCCAGCCGGTGGTAACCAAGCAGACGGTATCCAGCGATGTCTCCGCACTGATTCGTCAGTACATGGGCGCGGTTATGGAGTCGGACGGTACTGGAGCAACAGCGAAAGTAGACGGCTACAGCATGGGCGGAAAGACAGGAACCGCACAGAAATATCCGCGTGAAGATAAAAAATATCTGGTATCCTTTATCGGTTTTGCACCGCTTGATGATCCGCAGGTGGTTGTCTATGTGGTTGTGGATGAACCGAATGCAGAATCTCAGGCAGACAGTCTGTATGCCCAGTATCTTTACAAGGGGATTATGACAGAAATCCTGCCATACCTGAATATTTTCCAGGACGAAGAAGTGACGGATAAGACCAATGCCAAGATGAGTTATCTGGAAGAACTGATCAATCAGAAAGTGGAATCCACCGGACAGTCAGACAGCGCAGATGACACCGCGACGGCAGCACCGCCGGAAGACGACAGTGAGACAACGCTCAATAACAAGCAGGAGAGCGACGGTATCACGGACGAAGAAGCGGCAATACAGAGTGGCAATTAA
- a CDS encoding alpha-mannosidase: MILLKERIGKMLEYLQEQVYPKQVAIPSYKMIRTDERCLDVNNLDTSSWTEITNQELWGGHREYYWFETVVTIPEEFDGECVVYELKTGKEGEWDATNPQFSIFVNGVRVQGLDVNHREIILAEPAKAGDTYRIVLSAFTGDQNFSLKMNSSLKVLDRKTEKYYYDLEVPYQSARLLNTEDQAYITIIQALNESLNLLDMRKEGSKEYYQSLEKAQEYITKEFYEKYCDGEKSPIIYCVGHTHIDCAWLWTLRVTEDKAVRSFSTVLELMKEYPEYVFMSSQPQLYKYVKKNAPDVYEQIKERVKEGRWEPDGGMFVEADCNIASGEALVRQFVHGQRFFKEEFGVDNEILWLPDVFGYSAALPQILQKCGIPYFMTTKISWNEFNKMPYDTFEWEGIDGTRVLTHFVPTRDYNRAAVEGGTETEHFTTYNGYINPSQMKGAWARYSQKYLNEEVLCSFGFGDGGGGPTKDMLENQRRLAKGLPGMPRTKMSTAKEFFHVLDKHVTGKKYLPTWVGELYLEYHRGTYTSMARNKKFNRKAEFAYQNEEMYAMLDAQTAGGAYPEKELHEGWEVILRNQFHDILPGSSIKEVYDDSKAEYEGIFAENKALTDATLAHIAAGVKAPKHSLVVYNPNSAAAYDLITFTVPEGMGEPAVYDGETKLAVQKTADGAYVFFAAGVPGKGYKTYTVKEETADTTPTMEVSTEVMENEFFKVEYNEKGQFAKIYDKKADRDVLKPGKAGNVIVSYEDRPHNYDAWDVNNYYTEKSWDIDQVSAMEVVENGPVRACVKVERKYLDSTITQFIYLYHDIPRIDIKNVIDWKEHQIFVKDYFPIDVHTNEATFDIQYGNVKRDTHDNTSWDFAKFEVCHHKWMDVSEDGYGVSMLNDCKYGVGVRNGVIGMSMLKSAIHPNPEADKELHEFTYSIYPHQGGWREAGTVKQAYQINNPLTCSWKENEGGTLAPEYSLVSSDQDNAVIEVVKKAEDSDAVIVRLYECYNRRTPVTLIFGKELTSVVECNMMEEGADPVEFTGNQATFEMKPYEIKTLKVTF, translated from the coding sequence ATGATATTGCTAAAAGAAAGAATCGGTAAAATGCTGGAATATCTGCAGGAACAGGTATATCCGAAGCAGGTTGCGATTCCGAGTTACAAGATGATCCGCACCGATGAGAGATGTCTGGATGTAAACAATCTGGATACCTCATCCTGGACCGAGATTACGAACCAGGAACTGTGGGGCGGACACAGAGAATATTACTGGTTTGAGACCGTAGTGACAATTCCGGAAGAATTTGACGGAGAGTGTGTAGTGTATGAACTGAAAACCGGAAAAGAAGGAGAGTGGGATGCAACGAATCCACAGTTTTCCATCTTTGTAAACGGTGTGAGAGTACAGGGGCTTGATGTCAACCACAGAGAAATCATTTTGGCAGAGCCTGCCAAAGCAGGAGACACCTATCGCATTGTTCTTTCCGCATTTACCGGAGACCAGAACTTCAGTCTGAAGATGAACTCCAGCCTGAAAGTACTGGATCGTAAGACTGAGAAATATTACTATGACCTGGAAGTTCCGTACCAGAGTGCCAGACTGCTGAACACGGAAGATCAGGCATATATTACGATTATTCAGGCACTGAACGAATCTCTGAATCTGCTGGATATGAGAAAAGAAGGTTCCAAAGAGTATTATCAAAGCCTGGAAAAAGCACAGGAGTACATCACAAAAGAATTTTATGAGAAATATTGTGACGGTGAGAAAAGCCCGATCATCTACTGTGTAGGACATACACACATTGACTGTGCATGGCTGTGGACTCTGCGTGTGACAGAAGACAAGGCAGTCCGAAGCTTTTCTACCGTACTGGAACTGATGAAAGAATATCCGGAATATGTATTTATGTCCAGCCAGCCACAGCTGTACAAATATGTGAAGAAAAATGCTCCAGATGTGTATGAACAGATCAAAGAAAGAGTCAAAGAAGGACGCTGGGAGCCGGACGGTGGTATGTTCGTAGAGGCAGACTGTAATATCGCTTCCGGTGAAGCACTGGTTCGCCAGTTTGTACACGGACAGAGATTCTTCAAAGAAGAGTTCGGCGTGGACAATGAGATTCTGTGGCTTCCTGACGTATTCGGTTATTCCGCAGCACTTCCGCAGATTCTGCAGAAATGTGGAATCCCTTACTTTATGACCACAAAGATCAGCTGGAATGAGTTCAACAAGATGCCGTATGATACATTCGAGTGGGAAGGTATCGACGGAACCCGTGTACTGACACATTTTGTTCCGACCCGTGATTACAATAGGGCAGCAGTTGAGGGGGGTACAGAGACAGAACACTTTACCACCTATAACGGATATATCAATCCAAGCCAGATGAAGGGTGCATGGGCACGATACAGCCAGAAATATCTGAACGAAGAAGTACTTTGCAGCTTCGGTTTTGGAGATGGTGGCGGTGGCCCAACCAAAGATATGCTGGAGAATCAGAGACGTCTGGCAAAAGGTCTCCCGGGTATGCCGAGAACCAAGATGTCTACTGCAAAAGAATTCTTCCATGTTCTGGATAAACATGTAACCGGAAAAAAATATCTGCCGACCTGGGTGGGCGAGCTGTATCTGGAATACCACAGAGGTACTTATACTTCTATGGCAAGAAACAAAAAGTTCAACCGGAAAGCGGAGTTTGCATATCAGAACGAAGAAATGTACGCAATGCTGGATGCACAGACTGCAGGTGGTGCATATCCGGAAAAAGAACTGCATGAAGGATGGGAAGTCATCCTGCGTAACCAGTTCCACGATATTCTGCCGGGATCTTCGATCAAAGAAGTATATGATGATTCCAAAGCAGAGTACGAAGGTATCTTTGCAGAGAACAAAGCGCTGACCGATGCAACACTGGCACATATCGCAGCAGGTGTAAAAGCACCGAAACATTCTCTGGTTGTTTACAACCCGAACAGTGCAGCTGCTTATGATCTGATAACCTTTACCGTTCCGGAAGGCATGGGAGAGCCTGCAGTTTACGACGGCGAGACAAAACTGGCTGTTCAGAAAACCGCAGACGGTGCATATGTATTCTTTGCAGCAGGCGTACCGGGAAAAGGATATAAGACTTATACCGTAAAAGAAGAAACAGCAGATACCACACCGACGATGGAAGTTTCCACAGAGGTGATGGAAAATGAGTTCTTCAAGGTAGAATATAATGAAAAAGGTCAGTTTGCGAAGATCTATGATAAGAAAGCAGATCGTGACGTACTGAAACCTGGCAAAGCCGGTAACGTGATCGTAAGTTACGAAGACCGTCCGCACAACTATGATGCATGGGATGTAAACAATTATTATACAGAAAAATCCTGGGATATCGATCAGGTATCTGCGATGGAAGTAGTGGAAAATGGTCCGGTAAGAGCCTGCGTAAAAGTAGAGCGTAAATATCTGGATTCCACGATCACACAGTTTATTTATCTGTATCATGACATTCCAAGAATCGATATCAAGAATGTAATTGACTGGAAAGAGCATCAGATCTTTGTGAAAGACTACTTCCCGATCGATGTACATACCAACGAAGCTACATTTGATATCCAGTATGGTAACGTAAAACGTGATACCCATGACAATACTTCCTGGGATTTTGCAAAATTTGAAGTCTGCCACCATAAATGGATGGATGTGTCCGAGGATGGCTACGGTGTCAGTATGTTAAATGACTGCAAGTATGGTGTTGGTGTCCGCAATGGTGTGATCGGTATGTCCATGCTGAAATCTGCGATTCATCCGAATCCGGAAGCTGATAAAGAACTGCATGAATTTACTTATTCTATTTATCCACATCAGGGCGGCTGGCGAGAAGCCGGTACGGTAAAACAGGCTTACCAGATCAATAACCCTCTGACCTGCAGCTGGAAAGAGAATGAAGGAGGAACACTTGCTCCGGAATATTCTCTGGTTTCCTCTGATCAGGATAATGCAGTGATCGAGGTTGTGAAAAAAGCGGAAGATTCGGATGCTGTCATCGTTCGTCTGTACGAGTGCTATAACAGAAGAACTCCGGTGACACTAATTTTCGGTAAGGAATTGACATCTGTTGTCGAGTGTAATATGATGGAGGAAGGAGCAGATCCTGTAGAGTTTACAGGAAATCAGGCGACTTTCGAGATGAAACCTTATGAGATTAAGACGTTAAAGGTTACGTTTTAA
- the ychF gene encoding redox-regulated ATPase YchF — protein MKLGIVGLPNVGKSTLFNSLTKAGAESANYPFCTIDPNVGIVAVPDERLKLLGDFYHSKKVTPAVIEFVDIAGLVKGASKGEGLGNQFLANIREVDAIVHVVRCFEDSNVIHVDGKIDPVRDIETINLELIFSDLEILERRIAKTTKAARMDKTAAKELELQQRIKAHLEDGKPAISLELENEDEEAWMQEYNLLTAKPVIFAANVSEDDLADDGASNPHVQAVRELAKEQNSGVFVICAEIEQEIAELEDDEKKMFLDDLGIEESGLEKLIKASYELLGLMSYLTAGEDETRAWTIKVGTKAPQAAGKIHTDFERGFIKAEVVNYKDLLESGSYAGAREKGLVRMEGKEYVVKDGDVILFRFNV, from the coding sequence ATGAAGTTGGGTATCGTTGGACTTCCGAACGTAGGTAAGAGTACATTATTTAACTCACTGACTAAGGCAGGTGCTGAGTCTGCCAATTATCCGTTCTGTACGATTGATCCGAATGTGGGTATCGTGGCAGTGCCGGATGAGAGACTGAAACTGCTGGGGGATTTTTATCATTCCAAGAAGGTGACTCCGGCGGTGATTGAGTTTGTGGATATTGCAGGTCTGGTAAAAGGAGCTTCCAAGGGAGAAGGCCTGGGTAATCAGTTTCTTGCGAATATTCGAGAAGTGGATGCGATCGTTCATGTGGTTCGTTGTTTTGAAGATTCCAATGTTATCCATGTGGATGGAAAGATCGATCCGGTACGTGATATTGAGACAATCAATCTGGAACTGATCTTTTCGGATCTGGAGATTCTGGAGAGAAGAATTGCCAAGACGACAAAGGCAGCCAGAATGGATAAGACAGCAGCGAAAGAGCTGGAACTGCAGCAGAGAATCAAAGCGCATCTGGAAGACGGAAAACCGGCGATCAGCTTGGAGCTGGAAAATGAAGATGAAGAGGCATGGATGCAGGAGTACAATCTGCTGACAGCAAAACCGGTCATTTTTGCAGCAAATGTTTCCGAGGATGATCTGGCGGATGACGGAGCTTCCAATCCGCATGTACAGGCAGTCCGCGAGCTGGCAAAAGAGCAGAACAGCGGTGTGTTTGTCATCTGTGCGGAGATTGAGCAGGAGATCGCAGAGCTGGAAGACGATGAGAAGAAGATGTTCCTGGATGATCTGGGAATTGAGGAGTCCGGTCTGGAGAAACTGATCAAGGCAAGTTATGAACTGCTGGGACTGATGAGTTATCTGACTGCCGGCGAGGATGAGACCCGTGCATGGACCATCAAAGTGGGAACGAAAGCACCGCAGGCAGCAGGAAAGATTCATACCGATTTTGAGAGAGGATTTATCAAAGCAGAAGTTGTCAACTATAAAGATCTTCTGGAATCCGGTTCCTATGCAGGTGCGAGAGAAAAAGGTCTGGTCCGCATGGAAGGAAAAGAGTATGTGGTAAAAGACGGAGATGTGATTTTATTCCGTTTCAATGTATAA